In Pseudanabaenaceae cyanobacterium SKYG29, the DNA window CAATCAAGATTCCCAAGCCTAACCCTGTCAAAGTAAAGTAAGGTAATTGGCGATACCAAGCCCACCCGATCGCTACAGCAATACAACTGGACAGACCACAAATTGCCCCTTCCACTGTCTTTTTGGGACTAATAGTTGAAAGTTGGGTTTTGCCAAATAATTTACCCCCCACATAGGAAAAAATATCAGATGCCCAAATACAAGTAAACGCCATCAATACATCTATTCCCCCTTGATTCAGACCCAATAACAAATAACTATCATCCCCTACCCCCCGCAATCGCACCCAGTAACTAGGTAAATAACCGCCATAAAATAACCCCAAAATCGAAGTAGCAATATCAGCGATCGTGGCTAATTTGGGTTGAAACAATAGGTAAAAACAGATAAAAGTTCCTGCCACAGGTACAACGGCATCGGCTAAATCTACCTGCAAATTTAGGTCATTTTGTAACTGGCAAAACACTAGAAGTACTTGACTAACTACCATTGTGGTTTTAGCCGCCGGTTCTAACCCCTTCGCCCGTGCCATCTGGAAATATTCCCACTGTCCCAAAAACACCAGTATGCCCAAACAGACAGTGAAAACCCACCCACCCCACCAAATCACCATCAAAGCAAGAGGAATGGCAACGAGAGTACTGATGATTCTGTCCCAGGGCAGAGTGGCGGGGTTTGACAACATTTTGCTCAATGTTAAATTAGATAAAGAATTATATGTTCATTGTAGTGCCCTTGCCCCAGAGTGTGGAAAGACGATCGTTTTACACGGTGTTAGGGGTGAGTCCCCGCGCCACAGCGGCAGAGATCAGGCGTGCCTATTGGCAGTTGAGTAAACGCTACCATCCAGACACTACTACTATTCCGCCCGAAATTGCGCGAGAAAAGTTGCGGGAAATCCAGGAGGCCTATCGTGTCCTGCAAGACCCTGTACACCGTGCTGCCTACGATTTATCCCTCCTACCCCAATACCAAACCCCTCCCCTACCCGTTTCCACCAGAGAGGACGATGGACTGCCCACGGAACGTGCTCTCTCGGGCGGCGAAATCTTTGCCCTGGTCATTTTGTTGCTGACTTTGCTAATCTGTCTAGGGTTGGCTTTTACTGTAGCGCTCTTACGGGAACTGGGATGAAACTACCACCGCCTGATACACCTCTGTATAACCACCCTCTACCCACGATCGAAGCCTGGCTGCGGTCAAAGGGCTGTGTGCAAGATGAGGAAGACCCCACGCGCTGGTCGGTGGTTTATGAGGGTTGGTCAGCGGAAATCATGATGGACATTGAGGAAATCCGCGTCCGTTATAACCGATCGGGGGCTATGCGTGCCTTCCCCTACTCCCTCAGTCGCCGTGATGTGGAAGATGCCATCTTTACAGGACCCTGATCTGTGCTATAGTGAGCCTCAACAGGTAAGTAAGAATACAAAGGCAAGGAGGATTTTTGTCTAAGTCCTATCGGGTTGCTATTTTGGGAGCAACGGGGGCAGTGGGGGCAGAGTTTGTGTCCCTTCTGGCAGAGCGCCATTTCCCTGTCGCTGACCTGAAATTGCTGGCTTCCCCCCGATCGGCGGGTAAAAAAATTCCGTTTCAGGGGGAGGAAATGACGGTGGAGGCGGTGACAGAGAGTATTTTTGCGGGTGTTGACCTGGTGCTAGCCTCGGCGGGGTCAGAGCAGGCAAAGGTATGGGCACCGATCGCCGTAAGCAAAGGCTGTGTGGTAATTGACAACTCCAGTGCCTTCCGCCAGGAACCAGATGTGCCGCTGGTCGTACCGGAAGTCAATCGCTACGCCCTCAAAGGACACAAAGGCATCATTGCCAACCCCAACTGCACGACAATTCTGATGAGTGTGGTGGTCTATCCCCTGCACCGGGTGATTCCTGTGGAGCGGTTAGTAATTGCCACCTACCAATCAGCTAGTGGAGCGGGAGCGCGGGCAATGGCAGAACTCCTGGAGCAAACTAGAGCGATTTTAGCTAATCAATCCCCCCCTACGGAAGTATTCCAGTATCCCCTTGCCTTTAATCTTTTCTTGCACAACTCCCCCTTTAATGCCGATGGCTACTGCGGGGAAGAAGTAAAGATGATGAAAGAAACCCGCAAGATTTTCGCTGAGCCGAATTTGCGCTTGACTGCCACCTGTGTACGGGTTCCCGTATTGCGCGCCCACTCGGAAGCGGTTAACATTGAGTTCCGTGCGCCGTTTCCTGTGAAAACCGCTCTTGAAGTATTGCAGCAAGCCCCAGGGGTGACGGTAGTGCAGGATTTTGAGCGCAACTACTTTCCCATGCCGATCGAGGCTAGTGGCAAGGATAACGTCTTGGTGGGCAGAGTTAGGGCAGATTTGTCTCATCCCCATGCTTTGGAGTTGTGGCTCTGTGGTGACCAGATACGTAAAGGAGCGGCTCTTAATGCTATTCAAATCGCTGAAGCTATGATTGCTGACCAACTTCTATGACCATACCCTTTGGCAGACTGATCACGGCGATGGTTACTCCCTTTGACGGGGAGGGAAACGTTAACTACGACATGGCGGTGCGCTTGGCTCTGCACTTGATCGAACAGGGCAGTGATGCGATCGTTTTGTGTGGTACGACGGGGGAATCACCCACCCTGACTTGGGAGGAGGAGTATCAACTCTTTCAGGCGGTTAAGCAGGCGGTAGGGGACAGAGCAAAAATTCTGGCAGGGACTGGCTCTAATTCCACCAGGGAAGCGATCGTGGCAACGCAAAAAGCGGCAGCTCTGGGACTAGATGGGTCACTCCAGGTTACACCCTATTACAACAAGCCCCCCCAGGCTGGTCTATATGCCCATTTTCGCGCCATTGCTGAGTCAGCTCCCCAATTACCTATCTTGCTCTACAACATTCCAGGTAGGACGGCATGTAGAATTGAACTAGATACAATCCTGCGCCTTAGTGAAATTCCCAACATAGTGGGCATCAAGGATTCCACAGGGGACTTGGGACTGGCAGCTGAGGTGCGGGGTCGCTTGGGAGAAAGTTTTGCTATCTACTCTGGGGATGACTACTTGACCTTACCCTTGATGGCAGTGGGGGCAGTGGGGGTAGTGAGTGTGGCATCTCACCTGGTAGGTAGAGACATAAAGCAAATGATTGACTATACAGTAAATGGTAGGATGAAGGAAGCTGAGGCTATTCATCAACGGCTGTTACCACTTTTCCGTGCTCTATTTATCACTACAAATCCTATTCCCATCAAAGCAGCTCTTAACCTCTTGGGTTGGGAGGTAGGGGGATTAAGGCTACCTCTTGTGACTGCCGATGAACAGACAGTAGGCAAACTAAAACAGGTACTCACGGATTTAGGTCTTTCGACATAGGTTTTTTCTTTGTTCATTTATTTGTGTAACTCTATGACTAAATTAACAACTCAACCTGCGCTGAAAATTATTCCCCTTGGGGGTTTGAAGGAGATCGGTAAGAATACCTGGGTGTTTGAAATCAACAATGAAATTATGTTGTTGGACGGGGGGTTGTCCTTCCCAGAAGACGGAATGCCAGGTGTAAATATTGTGCTGCCGGATATGACTTATCTACGGCAGAATAAGCACAAAATCAAGGGGATGATTGTTACCCACGGGCACGAAGACCATATTGGCGGGATTCCTTTCCACCTCAAACAGTTCGATATTCCTGTGATTTATGGTCCGCGTCTGGCAATGGCGCTCTTGGAAGATAAACTAGCAGAAGCGGGTGTCAGTGGTCGCACGGAGCTACGCCGCGTCGCCCCAAGGGAGGTAGTACGGGTTGGCAATAGTTTCTTTGTGGAGTTTATCCGCAATACTCACTCGATCGCTGATAGTTTTAGTGTTGCCATCAATACGCCGGCGGGGTTGGTGATTCACTCTGGTGACTTCAAGTTCGACCATACGCCCGTGGATGGGGAAATGTGTGATTTCCAACGGCTAGCAGAGCATGGGGAACGGGGTGTGCTCTGTTTAATCAGTGATTCTACCAATGCAGAAGTGCCTGGTACTTGTCCGTCGGAACGATCGGTGTATCCCCATCTGGAACGTTATATTAGTACTGCGCCGGGGCGGGTGATCCTGACTACGTTTGCTTCTTCTGTCCACAGGCTGCAGATGGTTTTGGAAATTGCCCAAAAAACCGGGCGGATCGTGACGGTACTGGGACGATCGATGTTGAATGTGATTGCCCATGCCCGTACTTTGGGTTATATCAAGTGTCGAGATGACTTGTTTCAGCCTTTACAAAATCTACGCCACTATCGGGATGACCAGATTCTGATCCTGACTACTGGTTCTCAGGGTGAGCCTAATTCCGCTCTTACTCGCCTTGCCAACGATAGCCACAGCCAGCTGAAGATTGTGCCTGGAGATACGGTTATCTTTTCAGCCAATCCTATTCCTGGTAACACAATTCCTGTGGTGCGCACGATCGATAAGTTGATTGCTCTGGGTGCGAATGTTATCTATGGCAAGGAGAAGGGAATTCATGTGTCGGGGCATGGTTACCAGGAAGACCAGAAGTTGATGTTGGCGCTGGTGCGTCCCAAATTTTTCTTCCCTGCCCACGGCGAATTGCGGATGTTGAAGCTGCACGCCAAGATGGCAGAAGCTATGGGCATTCCCCCCGAAAATATTGTCATTGCTGAGAATGGGGATGTGGTGGAAGTGTCCCAGTCTG includes these proteins:
- a CDS encoding phosphatidate cytidylyltransferase; its protein translation is MPWDRIISTLVAIPLALMVIWWGGWVFTVCLGILVFLGQWEYFQMARAKGLEPAAKTTMVVSQVLLVFCQLQNDLNLQVDLADAVVPVAGTFICFYLLFQPKLATIADIATSILGLFYGGYLPSYWVRLRGVGDDSYLLLGLNQGGIDVLMAFTCIWASDIFSYVGGKLFGKTQLSTISPKKTVEGAICGLSSCIAVAIGWAWYRQLPYFTLTGLGLGILIGIASLLGDLTESMMKRDAGVKDSGQIIPGHGGILDRADSYVFTAPLVYYFVVLLLPTLSNI
- a CDS encoding J domain-containing protein → MFIVVPLPQSVERRSFYTVLGVSPRATAAEIRRAYWQLSKRYHPDTTTIPPEIAREKLREIQEAYRVLQDPVHRAAYDLSLLPQYQTPPLPVSTREDDGLPTERALSGGEIFALVILLLTLLICLGLAFTVALLRELG
- a CDS encoding DUF3143 domain-containing protein codes for the protein MKLPPPDTPLYNHPLPTIEAWLRSKGCVQDEEDPTRWSVVYEGWSAEIMMDIEEIRVRYNRSGAMRAFPYSLSRRDVEDAIFTGP
- a CDS encoding aspartate-semialdehyde dehydrogenase yields the protein MSKSYRVAILGATGAVGAEFVSLLAERHFPVADLKLLASPRSAGKKIPFQGEEMTVEAVTESIFAGVDLVLASAGSEQAKVWAPIAVSKGCVVIDNSSAFRQEPDVPLVVPEVNRYALKGHKGIIANPNCTTILMSVVVYPLHRVIPVERLVIATYQSASGAGARAMAELLEQTRAILANQSPPTEVFQYPLAFNLFLHNSPFNADGYCGEEVKMMKETRKIFAEPNLRLTATCVRVPVLRAHSEAVNIEFRAPFPVKTALEVLQQAPGVTVVQDFERNYFPMPIEASGKDNVLVGRVRADLSHPHALELWLCGDQIRKGAALNAIQIAEAMIADQLL
- the dapA gene encoding 4-hydroxy-tetrahydrodipicolinate synthase: MTIPFGRLITAMVTPFDGEGNVNYDMAVRLALHLIEQGSDAIVLCGTTGESPTLTWEEEYQLFQAVKQAVGDRAKILAGTGSNSTREAIVATQKAAALGLDGSLQVTPYYNKPPQAGLYAHFRAIAESAPQLPILLYNIPGRTACRIELDTILRLSEIPNIVGIKDSTGDLGLAAEVRGRLGESFAIYSGDDYLTLPLMAVGAVGVVSVASHLVGRDIKQMIDYTVNGRMKEAEAIHQRLLPLFRALFITTNPIPIKAALNLLGWEVGGLRLPLVTADEQTVGKLKQVLTDLGLST
- a CDS encoding ribonuclease J: MTKLTTQPALKIIPLGGLKEIGKNTWVFEINNEIMLLDGGLSFPEDGMPGVNIVLPDMTYLRQNKHKIKGMIVTHGHEDHIGGIPFHLKQFDIPVIYGPRLAMALLEDKLAEAGVSGRTELRRVAPREVVRVGNSFFVEFIRNTHSIADSFSVAINTPAGLVIHSGDFKFDHTPVDGEMCDFQRLAEHGERGVLCLISDSTNAEVPGTCPSERSVYPHLERYISTAPGRVILTTFASSVHRLQMVLEIAQKTGRIVTVLGRSMLNVIAHARTLGYIKCRDDLFQPLQNLRHYRDDQILILTTGSQGEPNSALTRLANDSHSQLKIVPGDTVIFSANPIPGNTIPVVRTIDKLIALGANVIYGKEKGIHVSGHGYQEDQKLMLALVRPKFFFPAHGELRMLKLHAKMAEAMGIPPENIVIAENGDVVEVSQSAIRIVDKVPAGIELIDASREGVVNGSVLQDRLQIAEDGVITVAASIGIDGKLYTNPDLHVTGVVSVTTRQELLELVTQTLEQALQLGWENFINGGIVDWVGLKQYLEREVTKTVRQKLQGKPMVVLLLQTPPPLPVTNGTKVARGVQEMSDTRSANGHKEDSSTVRQTGRRRRSTATV